ACCTTTCCAGGTTAGGTTCTGGATTACGCTTATAACCCTGCACTCAAAGCGATCGCTTTCACGTATTTCATTCATGAGAATCCCTTTTAAATCTTATTTAGGGTATGATTGAGATCTTACTCAATATGACTTTTGTCTAAGTTTTGCATTTTGATAAATGTCTCCTTATATTGGAGTATGCACTTATTATTTGAGAACTAAGACTTCTTATAAAGAATAATGATTTCTATACATTAATGATTTCCATACATTAATGATTTCCATACATTAATGATTTCCATACATTAATGATTTCCATACATTAATGATTTCAATACATTAATGATTTCTATACATTAATGATTTCCATACATTAATGATTTCTATACATTAATGATTTCCATACATTAATGATTTCTATACATTAATGATTTCCATACATAAAACTATCCCAGAGGCCCGTAGTTTCTAATTTTCTTAGCTCCGAAAACCCGTTTTTTATAAATGAATGTCTGATCAAAAAAGTTATTGGATATCATGGAGTCTTTTGTTAACACCAAAAACGACTCCATATATGGGATGAACACAACCAATTTATTATTTCTGAGTGGGAGTGAAGCAAGGTGTTGATTTCTGGTAAATTGGGCAAAATTTGAGGCAGGCTTCTGGTATAATATCGACATCTTTTAGGTAAGATGATTCCTTAGGAAGGATTCATTAAGAATATATAACACATGCGTCTTCGGTTAAGGAATTTTTTTGCCTGTATGCTATCGATTTTAGAGCAAAAATTAATCTCAAATTTCGAACACCGAAACTAAAATCGATATCCTGTTCCAACTTCAGATCTATATATGTTTTCGAGATATATCACAGAAATAGGGCAATTTATCATGATTCTCTCTTAACCGAAGACGCATGGAATATAACACATATAGAACGCGGAGAAGAGCCTGAAGACGACCTGTTCTCAAAAAATAAAGTAATTAATTACCCTGATCTCAGGGGTAGTTCACATTTGACTATCAAGATCTATAGGATGATAATCTATATAGGTATATTTTTCTTGATCATTCCAGGATTCTGCGACTCCCAATCCCAGGGCAGCTGCATAAGATTGAACAAGACCTGTCGCCTGTGGACCTGCTTCTCTTCTTATATAATCCACCATGACCGAGTCTGTTGCTACCGGATCGACTCCAAAGAAAAGAGTTTCTGGTGGCTTGTTTCCAAATGACTTCCATAAAGTAGGGGGACCATAATTTATATCAGGATTGCCCATTATGCCGTCCCCTACAATTAGCCTTGTTTTATCTCTAAAAACTGAATTATTGTTGATATCTGCCAAAAGTTTTGCAAAAGGCTCCGCTTTATGCGCAGGACAATCTCCAAGCGCATTAGCAGTATAATGAACACTTCCAAAATTATTTTTTAGACCCAAAGTCACTCTTCCAACATTTGAATATCCATGTCCTTTTAGCTGAGGCATATTAATTATATAGGTTGCATCAGCAAATACTTGAGCAGGTCTTATTTTTTCATCATATGTTGTGCTTGTTGATGCATATACCGAGCTATCAGAAACATAACCGGTTACATAAACATTTGGCCTTCCTTCAATATATGCACCACAATTTTGATTTATATAATATTGCACTCCCTTATCTTCTATTCTTTCTCTAAACTGGTCATGCACAGGTCTTGATGGATCAGTTATCCATATTTTATCTGAAGGTACACCAATAGACTTCAATCCTCTTATTACTGAATTTACAACTGCGGCATAATTGAGCATGTTTATATTTGAATTATCATCATAATAAAATCCACTCGATGAAAAATACCAATTATTATTAAAATTCATTTTTATTGCAACTGATTGTCCATTCTCATATGGGATTATTTTTCTCCATCCATCTTGGGGAGATGTTGTTCCGGTCAATTCCATTATTCCAATATCTACCATTTTATCGATTTCAGTTTGATTAATGTAGTTATTCGGATTTCCCTCTCCTTCCCAGGTAGAAGAATTCGAATCATGAACCGTTACAACTCTATGAGGAGACGGTAAATCATATGCAGCAGGAATTGTTGCATATTCACTTTGAGTTCCCAGGTTTACTTGCTCAGATGGGGATAGAACTTTTCCTTCTAATCCAGGTCCAACTGGAGAATTCATTGGCATGCTACTATAGTAATCAATTGCTAAAAAGACTCCAAATATAGCAGCTATTATTGTTATAAATAATAATGATCTACTTAATTTAGAATCGTGGGCGAAAAAAGTTTGAATTTTCTTCATATATATAAAAAGTGGAGATGATATTATTGCAAGTATTACAAATGTACTTAGACTAGCAGCAGCAGCTTTTTGACAAGGATAAACAATTCTTGATGGTTTTGTTCCGGACTTATATAGTAACCAAAAAAAGCTTGCAAGAGCCATGAATACAAAACTGTTTTCTATTTTATGCCACAAATGCTTTATCCTATATTTAACAGGAATTTTTCCTGAATGACTGAAGTTATGAGAATGAGATATATCATTAGAATTATGAGAATGATTATTTTTACTCTCTTTCATATATGTCGTCCACCATTATGTCATCTACCATTACATTAGTGATGTTTTAAAATTCCTAAATGTGAATATAGATACACACAGCATTTGATTTTTCTAAATTATTTTGTTTACACGTCTTTGTTTTTAGATTAATAAATTTAAATTTTGCTCATGGTTGAACATATATAGAGATAGCAAAGATGTTAATAAACCTTGTAGAATAAATTATCCTTACAATTAATAATTTAAGAATATCAGGGCAATTTAATGGCATGTGATGAATTTTTTTTTATAGCTTCGCACGTAAATGTTTACACTTAATTCATTAACCTTCAGAAGGAAACCCCTGAGTCTCTAGCTCAGGGGTAGTTGATGTCATATTCTAATTATCAACGCCCTCGATAGCCACAGAAAACACGAAAAGACTGTAACATCAGTCCCAAATTTAACAATAAGGTGAAAGTTCCCTTCCTCTGCAGGCTTTAGCTCGACAGGTGGGGTACTTCGTGTGCAATCTTCGTAATCCTTTTAGGGTCATCTATTTCTCCATACTCGAATTGCAATTATCAACGCTCCAACTCCATAACTAATTATCCAGGCATACCCGATTCCTAAAATTCCAAGAGTGGGTATAAGCAGATATGAAAATCCTATTAATAAAACGCAAATTATTCCACTGAGTACTGTAATTTCTTTAGTATCCTTCTGAATCCTCTTTATCGCAAAGTAGACATTATTCACTACCACAAAAAAACTCGCAAAAATCATTAGTTTTAAAACACCTAAACCCCCTGCAACATAATCTTGCCCTATAAATCCAAGTATCCAGTCCCCATATAAATAGAGAAATAATGCAATTGGGATTAGAAGCAAAAATATAATGATCAATGCTCGAATAACAGTTTTCTTTAATGATTGACCATTACTTCCTTCAACAAATAATGATGTACTGATCGAATCTGGAATCATAAATAACAAAAGCACAATCCCATATACAATGTAGTAATAAGCTGCCTGCTCAACCAAATGCATATTCAGGATGATGATTGGTAATAACATAGTAGGAACAGTCATAAACAGACCTGTAAGATAGTTCCCTGCAGAAAAATTAAAACTATCAGTCAAATATTTATTATCTACTTCTAGTTTTGGATTTATTCCGGACTTTATAATTAACACTAAAGCAACAATAAATGCAAAAAAGAATGAAGCACCTACCGCATAGAAAATTCCAATTGCTCCTAGAGATATGAATAACATTAAGAATAATACTCTGGAGCCCACAATCAGATTCATATACAGTTGAAATTCTGCTTCTCTTATTGCAACAAAAGCGATGCCCGCCATAAATATCACAGAGCTTGAAGCAAGTGATATAAAGTAAAAAAGTGCATATAGTGGGGATCTTAATATAATGAGTTCTGGTGATAAAAAATGCACATCTGCTATAAATATTGAACCAAAGATTAATGCAACAAATGTTGGAATAACTGTAGATGTGTTGAAAACCCTACATTTGTCATGTGTGGGAAAAAAACGGATAATTGAATAATCAAGGCCAAGTCTTGATAAATAAACAATTAATGTCATCGAAGATATAATTCCAGTTGCAATTCCTACATCACTTGCAGAATAATATTTTGCTGCCAGCATCCAAAAAATGAATCCAAAACCTGCAGTAGAAATACATGAAAGCATGAGAAAAAAGGCATTTTTGAATAACGGATCATGAATAAAGTTTATATAATGTATTTTATTTTGAAGGTTTGAAATCATTGTCAAAACTCTTTTATGTTTATCTGAATAAATCTATACTCTAAATCGGATTTTCCACAGATGTCTCTGTAATTCTCTGTAATTTTGAGATCTGTGTATAATCCATTATTTTCTACACTTCCCCTGTTGCCCCTACAAAAATGTAGAAATATTTCCGTTATTATTGAAAGTATAGTTCATTTTTATCTGTATGAAATAAAATGTTTCCACCGTTATTGTAAATATTATTCATTTCCTCAAAATGATCTTTATAATCTGATGTTTTTAGTACAGTTTGTTCATCTATAATTATTGAATTTTCTACCGTGTTGTGCTGGATCAAAAATAAATATTCTCCATTATTTATCGGCTTTATTCCACGTAATACTTCTGTGAAAAGTACTCTATTAGCCATCACCATATTCTCAAATATTTTTTTTCTTCCGTAATCAACATTATAACATCTATGTATCTCTGAAGTTCCTTCATGAGTTATGAAATGGTTGTAAAGACACCAATCTAAATATATGTGTTTCCCGGAATTATGCGTCACAAACCAATTAGTGGCATCTATAGTAGAGTCTAGACGATAAGGCCAATATAAAAGCCATTTTCCTGTACCATCACTTTCTTGAATAGCCAATCTATCCATTTGACGGTTAATAGAATAATCCACGGTTGTTCCCGAGACTGTATTTATAATATTCGACGAA
The Methanosarcina sp. WWM596 DNA segment above includes these coding regions:
- a CDS encoding DUF362 domain-containing protein encodes the protein MKESKNNHSHNSNDISHSHNFSHSGKIPVKYRIKHLWHKIENSFVFMALASFFWLLYKSGTKPSRIVYPCQKAAAASLSTFVILAIISSPLFIYMKKIQTFFAHDSKLSRSLLFITIIAAIFGVFLAIDYYSSMPMNSPVGPGLEGKVLSPSEQVNLGTQSEYATIPAAYDLPSPHRVVTVHDSNSSTWEGEGNPNNYINQTEIDKMVDIGIMELTGTTSPQDGWRKIIPYENGQSVAIKMNFNNNWYFSSSGFYYDDNSNINMLNYAAVVNSVIRGLKSIGVPSDKIWITDPSRPVHDQFRERIEDKGVQYYINQNCGAYIEGRPNVYVTGYVSDSSVYASTSTTYDEKIRPAQVFADATYIINMPQLKGHGYSNVGRVTLGLKNNFGSVHYTANALGDCPAHKAEPFAKLLADINNNSVFRDKTRLIVGDGIMGNPDINYGPPTLWKSFGNKPPETLFFGVDPVATDSVMVDYIRREAGPQATGLVQSYAAALGLGVAESWNDQEKYTYIDYHPIDLDSQM
- a CDS encoding polysaccharide biosynthesis C-terminal domain-containing protein; this translates as MISNLQNKIHYINFIHDPLFKNAFFLMLSCISTAGFGFIFWMLAAKYYSASDVGIATGIISSMTLIVYLSRLGLDYSIIRFFPTHDKCRVFNTSTVIPTFVALIFGSIFIADVHFLSPELIILRSPLYALFYFISLASSSVIFMAGIAFVAIREAEFQLYMNLIVGSRVLFLMLFISLGAIGIFYAVGASFFFAFIVALVLIIKSGINPKLEVDNKYLTDSFNFSAGNYLTGLFMTVPTMLLPIIILNMHLVEQAAYYYIVYGIVLLLFMIPDSISTSLFVEGSNGQSLKKTVIRALIIIFLLLIPIALFLYLYGDWILGFIGQDYVAGGLGVLKLMIFASFFVVVNNVYFAIKRIQKDTKEITVLSGIICVLLIGFSYLLIPTLGILGIGYAWIISYGVGALIIAIRVWRNR